One genomic segment of Lewinellaceae bacterium includes these proteins:
- the nusG gene encoding transcription termination/antitermination factor NusG — protein sequence MGQEKKWYSLRVISGKEKAIKERLELEVKRSGWEDIVFQILVPSEKVYKIRNGKKVVMERNILPGYLLVEADPDKLVGEVVQSLANVPNVIHFLGKNAPIPMQPAEANRMLGKVDESLDEGESLIEPFLVGETVKIIDGPFNEFVGDIKEVNEEKKKLKVIVKIFGRGTEVELNFMQIEKQS from the coding sequence ATGGGTCAAGAAAAAAAATGGTATTCTCTCCGGGTTATAAGTGGCAAGGAAAAAGCCATCAAGGAGCGTCTGGAACTGGAAGTAAAACGGTCCGGATGGGAGGATATCGTTTTTCAGATCCTGGTTCCTTCGGAAAAAGTATATAAGATACGCAACGGGAAAAAAGTAGTCATGGAGCGGAATATCCTGCCTGGTTACCTGCTCGTTGAAGCAGATCCCGATAAGCTGGTAGGTGAAGTAGTGCAATCTCTGGCAAATGTGCCTAATGTCATCCACTTTCTTGGAAAAAATGCACCAATCCCCATGCAACCTGCGGAAGCAAACCGGATGCTGGGTAAGGTAGATGAATCCCTGGATGAAGGCGAATCACTGATCGAGCCATTCCTGGTTGGGGAGACCGTCAAGATCATCGATGGTCCGTTTAACGAGTTTGTCGGTGATATCAAAGAAGTGAACGAAGAAAAGAAAAAGCTGAAGGTCATTGTGAAGATTTTCGGTCGCGGTACCGAAGTGGAACTGAACTTCATGCAAATAGAAAAACAATCGTAA
- a CDS encoding tyrosine-type recombinase/integrase: protein MYLTSFLKYLEFEKRYSPHTVESYRNDIQQFEHFLEKQFETVEWAGVSPAMVRSWMVSLAESGLTNRSINRKISALQTFVKYLMRRGFLQKNPLRKVVAPKVGKRLPVYVQESQMQSLLAEMKFSEDFVGIRDRLIIELFYTTGMRRSELFGLKDEDIDLDKLTVKVMGKGSKERIIPIGPETRELVLRYRRLREEITGTGHFWITGEGKPIYPKLIYNIVRKYLSMVSTVEKRSPHVLRHSFATHLANEGAELNAIKELLGHANLSATQVYTHNSIEQLRKVYEAAHPKS, encoded by the coding sequence ATGTATTTGACTTCCTTTTTGAAATACCTGGAGTTCGAAAAGCGCTATTCTCCACATACTGTCGAATCGTACCGTAATGATATCCAGCAATTTGAGCACTTCCTGGAAAAACAATTTGAGACGGTTGAATGGGCCGGTGTAAGCCCCGCTATGGTGCGCTCCTGGATGGTTAGCCTGGCCGAATCAGGCCTCACCAATCGATCCATCAACCGTAAAATATCGGCTCTCCAGACCTTTGTCAAATACCTCATGCGCCGTGGATTCCTGCAGAAGAATCCGTTGAGGAAGGTGGTTGCTCCGAAAGTAGGTAAACGGTTGCCGGTGTATGTGCAGGAGTCGCAGATGCAGTCCTTGCTGGCAGAAATGAAATTTTCTGAAGATTTCGTGGGTATTCGTGACCGTTTGATCATTGAATTGTTTTATACTACAGGGATGCGGCGCAGCGAGTTGTTTGGTTTAAAGGATGAAGACATTGATCTGGACAAACTAACCGTCAAGGTGATGGGAAAAGGATCCAAAGAACGGATAATCCCGATAGGGCCTGAAACCAGGGAATTGGTCCTGCGGTACCGTCGGTTGCGGGAAGAGATAACAGGTACCGGTCATTTTTGGATTACCGGGGAGGGGAAGCCCATTTACCCTAAACTTATCTACAACATCGTGCGTAAATATTTATCAATGGTCAGTACTGTGGAGAAGAGAAGTCCCCATGTCCTGCGACATAGTTTTGCGACCCATCTGGCAAACGAGGGTGCAGAGCTTAACGCGATCAAAGAGTTACTTGGCCATGCCAATTTGAGCGCGACCCAGGTGTATACCCACAATTCCATTGAGCAACTGCGCAAAGTTTACGAAGCTGCTCATCCTAAAAGTTAA
- a CDS encoding C40 family peptidase: protein MHRYLVVLLLLAGCRGEAKLKPNNAIEQFRSAFAPDHRTDWFDLTMEKKGDAYVLTGETTLSEAKDSLVRYLQSQGPVVDEVRVLPDSTVLPYRWGVVTISVANIRSKPGHSQELATQALLGTPLEILKKEDNWNLVRTPDRYLGFLEDGAFAPMQQPDFERWDQSSKIMYTAEMGLVYQQADPTALPVSDVVAGCIFQQGLSRDGFLEVGFPDGRSGYIPEGSYLDYKTWQATRDPSIPNIIRTAHLFMGRPYLWGGTSGKAMDCSGFTKMVFYLNGLVLPRDASQQALVGTKIKTGSDLENCQPGDLLFFGYPPDGKRDERITHVAIYLGNGKFINSAEGRVQIQSLREGDADFAAQRLQTWRQARRMLDHPGEGDIPWVKDVY from the coding sequence ATGCATCGATATCTCGTGGTCTTATTGCTCCTGGCTGGTTGCCGGGGAGAAGCCAAGTTAAAACCAAATAATGCCATTGAGCAATTCCGTTCGGCTTTTGCTCCTGATCATCGTACGGATTGGTTTGACCTGACCATGGAAAAAAAAGGTGATGCATATGTATTGACCGGGGAAACCACGTTGTCGGAGGCCAAGGATTCGCTGGTGAGATACCTGCAATCCCAAGGTCCGGTGGTGGATGAAGTTCGTGTACTGCCCGACTCCACCGTATTGCCTTATCGCTGGGGTGTGGTCACCATTTCGGTTGCAAACATCCGGAGCAAGCCGGGTCATTCCCAGGAATTAGCCACTCAGGCATTACTGGGTACACCACTGGAAATCTTAAAGAAAGAAGATAACTGGAATCTGGTCCGTACTCCGGACCGCTATCTGGGATTTCTGGAAGATGGTGCTTTTGCACCGATGCAACAACCTGATTTTGAGCGTTGGGATCAATCCTCCAAGATCATGTATACGGCCGAAATGGGCCTGGTGTACCAGCAGGCCGATCCGACTGCATTGCCGGTATCAGATGTCGTGGCCGGTTGTATTTTCCAGCAGGGGCTTTCCCGGGATGGGTTTCTGGAAGTTGGATTTCCGGATGGACGTTCCGGTTACATTCCTGAAGGCAGCTATCTGGATTATAAGACATGGCAGGCTACCCGTGACCCCAGCATACCAAATATCATCCGCACCGCACATTTGTTTATGGGCCGGCCATACCTGTGGGGAGGTACTTCCGGAAAAGCCATGGATTGCAGCGGATTTACCAAAATGGTTTTTTATTTGAACGGCCTGGTCCTTCCGCGGGATGCTTCCCAGCAAGCCCTGGTTGGCACAAAAATAAAAACCGGTTCAGACCTGGAAAATTGCCAGCCCGGTGATCTCTTGTTTTTTGGCTACCCGCCCGATGGAAAACGCGACGAACGCATAACCCATGTAGCCATCTACCTGGGCAATGGAAAATTTATCAATTCGGCCGAAGGCCGCGTCCAGATCCAGTCCCTGCGGGAAGGAGATGCTGATTTTGCTGCTCAGCGCCTGCAGACCTGGCGCCAGGCAAGGAGAATGCTGGACCATCCTGGGGAGGGGGATATCCCGTGGGTGAAGGATGTGTATTGA
- the tuf gene encoding elongation factor Tu, with protein sequence MAKETFERTKPHINVGTIGHVDHGKTTLTSAITFVLSQSGLAKRMDYDSIDAAPEEKERGITINTAHVEYETAKRHYAHVDCPGHADYVKNMVTGAAQMDGAILVVAATDGPMPQTREHILLARQVGVPKIVVFMNKVDLVDDEEMLELVEMEVRELLDQYEFGGDDAKIIKGSALKALEGDAGAMDAIKELMDAVDSEIPEPVRLVDQPFLMPIEDVFSITGRGTVATGRIERGVIKTGDPVEIIGMMREGEKTLTSTVTGVEMFRKILDRGEAGDNAGLLLRGIDKDQIRRGQVICAPKSVTPHKHFKCEVYVLSKEEGGRHTPFFNGYRPQFYFRTTDVTGDVTLPAGVEMVMPGDNVSLEVKLINTIAMEKGLRFAIREGGRTVGAGQVTEILD encoded by the coding sequence ATGGCAAAGGAAACCTTTGAACGTACGAAACCTCACATTAACGTAGGAACTATCGGGCACGTTGACCACGGTAAAACGACCCTCACTTCGGCTATTACCTTTGTTTTGTCACAGTCAGGTTTGGCAAAACGGATGGATTATGATTCAATCGATGCTGCACCCGAAGAAAAAGAAAGAGGTATCACCATCAATACCGCACACGTAGAATACGAAACCGCCAAGCGCCACTATGCACACGTGGATTGCCCTGGACACGCCGACTATGTAAAAAACATGGTAACGGGTGCTGCCCAGATGGACGGTGCTATTCTGGTAGTTGCTGCTACTGATGGTCCGATGCCACAAACCCGTGAACACATCCTGCTTGCTCGTCAGGTAGGTGTGCCAAAAATCGTCGTGTTCATGAATAAAGTGGATCTCGTTGACGACGAAGAAATGCTGGAACTGGTCGAAATGGAAGTTCGTGAACTGCTGGATCAGTATGAATTTGGTGGTGATGACGCAAAGATCATTAAAGGTTCTGCTCTGAAAGCACTGGAAGGTGATGCCGGAGCCATGGATGCGATTAAAGAATTGATGGATGCCGTTGACTCTGAAATTCCTGAGCCGGTACGTCTGGTTGATCAGCCTTTCCTGATGCCGATCGAAGACGTATTCTCCATCACCGGTCGTGGTACTGTTGCAACCGGTCGTATCGAGCGTGGTGTTATCAAAACGGGTGATCCGGTAGAAATCATCGGTATGATGAGAGAAGGTGAAAAGACCCTGACCTCAACCGTAACCGGTGTGGAAATGTTCCGTAAGATCCTCGACCGTGGTGAAGCTGGTGACAACGCCGGTCTGTTGCTGCGTGGTATCGATAAAGATCAGATCCGTCGTGGACAGGTTATCTGTGCTCCTAAATCTGTTACTCCACACAAACACTTTAAGTGTGAAGTTTACGTACTGAGCAAAGAAGAAGGTGGTCGTCATACCCCATTCTTCAACGGATACCGCCCTCAGTTCTATTTCCGTACAACCGACGTTACCGGTGACGTAACATTGCCTGCAGGTGTAGAAATGGTTATGCCGGGCGATAACGTCAGCCTTGAAGTTAAATTGATCAACACCATCGCCATGGAAAAAGGTTTGCGTTTTGCAATCCGTGAAGGTGGACGTACCGTAGGTGCTGGTCAGGTGACTGAAATTTTAGATTAA
- a CDS encoding 50S ribosomal protein L10, with amino-acid sequence MTRADKTAEIARLKEKFEQSTFFYLTDSSALTVEQINRFRRLCFQKDIEVFVAKNTLVKKALEASEGEKGYAPLFDILRGPTTLMFSDNAKLPAQVLEEFRKEFDKPVLKAAYIDSDVFIGDDQIKALVQLKTKEEVIAEIIAMLESPMQGVLGSLNSGANTIYGLLDAIEAKG; translated from the coding sequence ATGACGAGAGCAGATAAAACAGCTGAAATTGCAAGGCTGAAAGAAAAATTTGAACAAAGTACTTTCTTCTACCTGACGGACTCATCCGCGCTGACAGTAGAACAAATCAACCGTTTTCGCCGGCTGTGTTTCCAGAAAGACATCGAGGTCTTTGTGGCTAAAAATACGCTGGTAAAGAAAGCACTTGAAGCATCAGAAGGTGAAAAAGGGTATGCACCGCTTTTTGACATACTGCGGGGCCCCACCACCCTGATGTTTTCCGACAATGCCAAATTGCCGGCACAGGTTCTCGAAGAATTCCGCAAAGAATTTGACAAACCGGTGCTCAAGGCAGCATACATTGATTCGGACGTTTTCATCGGAGATGATCAAATCAAGGCACTGGTCCAACTTAAGACCAAAGAAGAAGTGATTGCCGAGATCATCGCTATGCTCGAATCCCCGATGCAGGGTGTTCTGGGCAGCTTGAATTCCGGTGCAAACACCATTTACGGCTTGCTGGATGCCATTGAAGCAAAAGGCTAA
- a CDS encoding LysE family transporter, translating to MMTFWLLWIGFGLSFVGSLPFGMLNLTVADLGMRKGMRPALLFAAGAALLEYGQSLLAIRFAQWFIAGSTLRIYIDWAAVIIFFSLGLYFLLSKNQPVKTNQEPPQADHHYFIKGVGMAVFNVIVYPYWVFYSTFLINQGWMSTSWADSLSFSAGITLGAWALFYCYARFSVWLIGRSEHFAVYATRFFALMVFTLGAIQLYHNLWN from the coding sequence ATGATGACATTTTGGCTTTTGTGGATCGGCTTTGGTTTGAGTTTTGTCGGATCGCTTCCGTTCGGCATGTTAAATCTTACGGTGGCAGACCTTGGGATGCGTAAAGGCATGCGTCCTGCATTACTGTTCGCGGCGGGGGCGGCTTTGCTGGAGTATGGCCAGTCGTTGTTAGCCATACGATTCGCCCAATGGTTTATCGCCGGCAGCACCCTTCGTATCTACATCGATTGGGCAGCGGTCATCATCTTCTTCAGCCTGGGCCTGTACTTTCTGCTGTCCAAAAATCAGCCGGTCAAAACCAACCAGGAACCACCACAGGCCGACCATCACTATTTTATAAAAGGTGTAGGAATGGCTGTCTTTAATGTCATTGTTTATCCTTATTGGGTTTTCTATTCCACTTTTCTCATCAACCAGGGGTGGATGAGCACCTCCTGGGCGGATTCCTTGTCATTCAGTGCCGGCATCACCCTTGGTGCGTGGGCATTGTTCTACTGCTATGCCCGGTTCAGCGTCTGGCTTATTGGCCGCAGTGAGCATTTTGCCGTTTATGCGACCCGGTTTTTTGCCCTGATGGTTTTTACCCTGGGAGCCATCCAGCTATACCATAACCTGTGGAATT
- the rplL gene encoding 50S ribosomal protein L7/L12, with product MADLKALAEQLVNLTVKEVNELKSILKDDYGIEPAAAAVAIAAPAAGGAGEAAAAPEKTEFNIELTSAGANKLKVVKEVKELLGLGLKEAKDLVDAAPSVLKEGVAKDEAEKIKAQLEATGAQVELK from the coding sequence ATGGCAGATTTGAAAGCTTTAGCAGAACAATTGGTGAATTTGACTGTTAAAGAGGTTAACGAATTGAAAAGCATCCTGAAAGATGACTACGGAATTGAGCCGGCTGCTGCTGCTGTCGCTATTGCTGCTCCTGCAGCAGGCGGTGCAGGTGAAGCTGCTGCTGCTCCTGAAAAAACCGAATTCAATATCGAACTTACTTCAGCTGGCGCCAACAAGCTGAAAGTTGTAAAAGAAGTAAAAGAACTGTTGGGCTTAGGCTTGAAAGAAGCCAAAGACCTGGTTGATGCTGCTCCTTCCGTACTGAAAGAAGGCGTTGCTAAAGATGAGGCTGAGAAAATCAAAGCTCAACTGGAAGCTACTGGCGCTCAAGTAGAATTGAAATAA
- a CDS encoding 50S ribosomal protein L1, translated as MAKISKKRKEANAKVDNTKVYELAEAMQKVKEVNLTKFNASVDVHVRLGIDPRKADQAIRGTVSLPHGTGKTKSVLVLCTPDKVDEATQAGADYAGLDEYITKIQNGWTDVDVIIAMPTVMAQVGKVGRILGPRGLMPNPKTGTVTMDISGAVADVKQGKISFRADKYGIVHSTVGRVSFSPEQLQANAEELLHTLQKMKPATAKGIYMKSITVASTMSPGIKVDTKAVR; from the coding sequence ATGGCTAAAATCAGCAAGAAACGCAAAGAAGCCAATGCCAAAGTCGATAACACCAAGGTGTACGAACTGGCAGAGGCGATGCAGAAGGTTAAGGAAGTAAACCTGACCAAATTCAATGCGTCCGTTGACGTTCATGTTCGCCTCGGAATTGACCCCAGGAAAGCCGATCAGGCTATCCGCGGGACAGTATCCTTACCACATGGTACCGGTAAAACCAAGTCCGTTCTGGTCTTGTGTACACCGGACAAAGTCGATGAAGCCACGCAAGCAGGAGCAGATTACGCCGGCTTGGATGAGTACATCACCAAGATCCAGAATGGCTGGACCGATGTGGATGTAATCATAGCCATGCCTACCGTAATGGCACAGGTCGGTAAAGTAGGCCGTATCCTGGGCCCCCGTGGACTCATGCCTAACCCAAAAACCGGAACGGTCACTATGGACATTTCGGGAGCGGTTGCGGACGTCAAACAAGGTAAGATCTCATTCCGGGCGGACAAATACGGCATCGTACACAGCACCGTAGGTCGGGTGTCCTTTTCACCGGAACAACTCCAGGCAAACGCCGAAGAGTTGCTGCATACCTTACAGAAAATGAAACCGGCTACGGCTAAAGGGATTTATATGAAATCCATTACCGTTGCCAGTACGATGAGTCCCGGTATTAAAGTGGATACCAAAGCGGTCCGCTAA
- the rplK gene encoding 50S ribosomal protein L11: MAKEVDAMIKLQVKGGQANPAPPVGPALGSKGVNIMEFCKRFNARTQEQQGKILPVVISVFKDKSFDFIIKTPPAAVQLLEAAKIKSGSPESNRKKVGSVTWDQVKAIAEDKMTDLNAFTVESAMRMVAGTARSMGLNVTGTPPWE, encoded by the coding sequence ATGGCAAAAGAAGTCGATGCAATGATCAAGTTGCAGGTGAAAGGAGGCCAGGCGAATCCTGCACCTCCGGTAGGACCGGCACTTGGTTCCAAAGGGGTGAATATCATGGAGTTCTGCAAACGTTTCAATGCACGTACGCAGGAACAACAAGGTAAAATTCTTCCCGTGGTGATTTCGGTCTTCAAAGACAAGTCTTTTGACTTCATCATCAAGACACCACCTGCCGCAGTACAATTGTTGGAAGCAGCCAAGATCAAATCCGGCTCCCCGGAATCCAACCGTAAAAAAGTTGGTTCGGTGACCTGGGATCAGGTCAAAGCAATTGCCGAAGACAAAATGACGGACCTGAACGCATTTACCGTGGAGTCAGCCATGCGTATGGTGGCTGGTACCGCCCGTAGCATGGGTCTGAATGTAACCGGCACACCTCCCTGGGAATAA
- the raiA gene encoding ribosome-associated translation inhibitor RaiA, producing the protein MKIQIESVHFDADVKLTDFIQSKLDKLEVFFDRIIDGRVVLRLEQNGQVQDKIAELILRVPGELLVSKANQKSFEAAVDGATESMRRQLIRYKERIRASH; encoded by the coding sequence ATGAAGATTCAAATAGAATCCGTGCATTTTGATGCCGACGTCAAACTGACTGATTTTATCCAATCCAAGTTGGACAAGCTGGAAGTATTTTTTGACCGCATCATTGATGGCAGGGTGGTACTCCGGTTGGAACAGAACGGGCAAGTCCAGGACAAGATTGCTGAACTGATCCTCCGTGTCCCCGGCGAGTTATTGGTAAGTAAAGCCAATCAAAAATCGTTTGAAGCTGCTGTTGATGGAGCTACCGAGTCCATGCGCAGGCAATTGATCCGCTATAAGGAACGAATACGGGCTTCCCATTAA
- the secE gene encoding preprotein translocase subunit SecE, whose protein sequence is MDKIRLYLQESYNELLNKVTWPTWPNLMSSATVVLVASAIIALLVFAMDAVSNQVTQFFYSF, encoded by the coding sequence ATGGATAAAATTCGATTATACTTACAGGAAAGCTATAATGAGCTTCTCAATAAAGTGACCTGGCCTACCTGGCCAAACCTGATGAGTAGTGCCACGGTGGTGCTGGTTGCTTCTGCAATCATCGCCCTGCTGGTATTTGCCATGGACGCCGTATCCAATCAGGTAACTCAATTTTTCTACAGCTTCTAA
- a CDS encoding sodium:solute symporter: MEYGFLSLLPPVVAIALAIWTRQVFVSLLFGIWLGYLIIAGFNPLQGSLDTIEALVDVFQDKGSTRTILFSALVGALIVFVQRSGGVEGFIRFLSHRIEKLSAEKEGRNRVLVQFMAWVTGLIIFVESSISVLTVGTIYRPMFDKLKISREKLAFIADSSSAPSCIIFPFNAWGAFIMSLLVAEGISQPFLTLFESVAFNFYPVLALGIVLIVILRGKDLGPMKEAEIRVNTTGELLNPGAQPMVSEELTAVDVKPGITPRMRNMLIPIAVMVLMMPFMLAFTGWQDALAEFPEATGLLRIGRAIGQGSGSTSVLVSVLTSIMVSIVLYSSQRMFSLKETVDMILKGISEMMPLALLMLFAFAIGNVCKNLETGLYIAEVTRGWLSPALLPFLVFVISCFIAFSTGTSFGTFGIMMHIAIPIAVAMDAPLLMTVAAVMGGGVFGDHCSPISDTTILSSMAAATDHIDHVRTQAPYALIAGGITAILYLVIGLVA; this comes from the coding sequence ATGGAATATGGTTTTCTCTCCCTGCTGCCACCGGTCGTAGCCATCGCCCTGGCTATCTGGACCCGCCAGGTTTTTGTTTCCCTCTTATTCGGAATCTGGCTCGGTTATCTGATCATTGCCGGATTCAACCCGCTGCAGGGCAGTCTCGACACCATTGAAGCATTGGTGGACGTATTCCAGGACAAAGGATCGACCCGGACGATTTTATTTTCAGCCCTGGTAGGGGCACTGATCGTTTTTGTCCAGCGATCCGGAGGCGTGGAAGGGTTCATCCGGTTTCTCTCCCACCGCATCGAGAAACTGTCTGCCGAGAAAGAAGGCCGGAACCGGGTTCTCGTGCAGTTCATGGCCTGGGTCACCGGACTGATCATCTTCGTCGAATCATCGATTTCCGTCCTCACTGTAGGCACCATTTACCGGCCCATGTTCGATAAACTAAAGATATCCCGCGAAAAACTGGCTTTTATTGCTGATTCCAGTTCGGCTCCATCCTGCATTATTTTTCCATTTAATGCCTGGGGAGCATTCATTATGAGCCTGTTAGTCGCCGAAGGTATCAGTCAACCCTTTCTCACCCTCTTTGAGTCGGTGGCCTTCAACTTCTACCCGGTACTGGCATTAGGCATTGTACTTATCGTCATACTGCGCGGAAAGGACCTGGGACCTATGAAGGAGGCTGAAATACGGGTGAATACCACCGGAGAACTGCTAAATCCCGGCGCCCAGCCCATGGTGAGTGAAGAACTGACGGCGGTGGATGTGAAGCCAGGTATCACACCCCGCATGCGGAACATGCTGATCCCGATCGCGGTTATGGTCCTGATGATGCCCTTCATGCTGGCATTTACCGGATGGCAGGATGCCCTGGCTGAGTTTCCGGAAGCCACCGGACTGCTGCGAATTGGCCGGGCCATCGGACAGGGTTCCGGCTCCACTTCCGTCCTGGTGTCGGTTCTGACCTCCATCATGGTGTCCATCGTTCTTTATTCAAGTCAGCGCATGTTTTCACTCAAAGAAACGGTGGACATGATCCTGAAGGGCATTTCCGAGATGATGCCGCTGGCTTTACTGATGCTTTTTGCCTTTGCGATCGGCAATGTCTGTAAGAACCTGGAAACCGGATTATACATCGCCGAGGTGACCAGAGGCTGGCTGAGCCCCGCTCTGTTGCCTTTCCTGGTTTTTGTGATATCCTGCTTTATCGCCTTCTCCACCGGAACCTCTTTCGGGACCTTTGGCATCATGATGCATATTGCCATCCCCATCGCTGTAGCCATGGATGCTCCTCTCCTCATGACGGTCGCCGCCGTGATGGGCGGAGGCGTTTTCGGTGATCACTGTTCACCAATATCCGATACCACCATTCTATCCAGTATGGCTGCTGCAACCGACCACATAGACCACGTTCGGACCCAGGCTCCCTACGCCTTGATTGCCGGAGGGATCACCGCCATCCTGTATTTGGTTATAGGGCTGGTAGCTTGA